One Hordeum vulgare subsp. vulgare chromosome 4H, MorexV3_pseudomolecules_assembly, whole genome shotgun sequence DNA window includes the following coding sequences:
- the LOC123446983 gene encoding mavicyanin-like: protein MAAMKIALLAVAAISTLLLGTASAATYGVGEPGGSWALSTDYSKWVSNKKFHPNDEIVFKYSTPGHDVVEVSKAGYDSCSAANAINTLTSGNDVITLNTTGTRYFICGVPNHCSPTTAASMKVVIEVVPSSSSPLSPMPAAGPGANNPPPPSSTATPVGAAAGFGLVALLAVGLMA from the coding sequence ATGGCTGCCATGAAGATCGCCCTCCTTGCCGTGGCCGCGATCTCTACACTCTTACTAGGCACCGCGTCGGCGGCGACCTACGGCGTCGGCGAGCCCGGTGGTTCGTGGGCCCTCAGCACCGACTACAGCAAATGGGTGTCCAACAAGAAGTTCCATCCAAATGATGAAATCGTCTTCAAGTACTCGACCCCGGGGCACGACGTGGTCGAGGTCAGCAAGGCCGGCTACGACTCCTGCAGCGCCGCCAACGCCATCAACACCTTAACCTCCGGCAATGACGTCATCACACTCAACACCACCGGCACCCGGTACTTCATCTGCGGCGTCCCTAACCACTGCAGCCCCACTACCGCCGCGAGCATGAAGGTCGTCATCGAAGTGGTGCCGAGTTCCTCCTCGCCATTGTCGCCCATGCCGGCCGCAGGTCCCGGCGCGAACaacccgccgccgccctcctctacCGCAACCCCCGTCGGGGCCGCAGCAGGATTTGGCCTCGTCGCCCTACTGGCGGTCGGTCTCATGGCTTAG